One part of the Lycium ferocissimum isolate CSIRO_LF1 chromosome 8, AGI_CSIRO_Lferr_CH_V1, whole genome shotgun sequence genome encodes these proteins:
- the LOC132066159 gene encoding protein MAIN-LIKE 2-like — MVERWRPETHTFNLCTDEVTITLQDVEVLFGLRVDGEPLYTRYEPPPGSTWVTELTRLTHFVPGAEGQMSGQSRVQISALCTYLEDLDPVQDGTQQDVVDRHTRLYMLIIFGGILFPNSTGAFVCLRYLVFLEHLDWLGDYSWAVFVLAYLYRCLCRASIGAVSDVCGFFALLQLWAWKRMLPFQPVPRHHLDIDMPYARRWDWVGQGVWSSRCPLIHIDIVEDHMPERVLRQFGYTQSIPPDVRHELRHYQRDDWAAVDDEFLAFMAVQLHRWENRLGTLAVVGHLTPIQDYMRWYH, encoded by the exons ATGGTTGAGCGATGGAGGCCGGAGACACATACCTTCAATCTTTGCACCGATGAGGTCACGATTACACTTCAAGATGTGGAGGTCCTCTTTGGATTGcgggtagatggagagccaTTATACACTCGGTACGAGCCTCCTCCTGGTAGTACATGGGTGacggagttgactaggctcacccactTCGTGCCTGGTGCCGAGGGCCAGATGTCGGGACAGAGTCGGGTTCAGATTAGTGCACTCTGCACTTATTTGGAAGATCTGGATCCTGTTCAGGACGGCACCCAGCAGGACGTTGTTGATCGTCATACCCGTTTGTACATGCTtattatattcgggggcatccTGTTCCCGAACTCAACGGGTGCCTTTGTCTGTTTACGATATTTGGTCTTCTTGGAGCATCTAGACTGGTTGGGAGACTACAGTTGGGCGGTCTTTGTTTTGGCGTACCTTTACAGATGCCTATGCCGAGCATCTATTGGTGCTGTCAGcgatgtgtgtggattttttgctcttctccag TTATGGGCGTGGAAGAGGATGCTGCCTTTTCAGCCCGTACCTAGGCATCACCTCGATATTGACATGCCTTATGCGAGGAGGTGGGACTG GGTAGGTCAGGGGGTTTGGAGTTcacggtgtccattgatacacatAGACATCGTTGAGGACCACATGCCCGAGCGCGTCTTACGACAGTTTGGGTATACACAGAGTATACCCCCTGACGTTCGTCATGAGCTCCGACACTACCAGCGGGACGATTGGGCCGCCGTTGATGATGAGTTTCTGGCTTTCATGGCTGTCCAGCTCCACCGTTGGGAGAACAGGTTGGGCACTTTAGCGGTGGTCGGCCATTTGACTCCCATTCAGGATTACATGCGCTGGTATCATTAG